Part of the Lotus japonicus ecotype B-129 chromosome 6, LjGifu_v1.2 genome, AGCAGCAGCGACGAGGAGGCTGAGGATTTCCTCGCTAGCCTCACCCGGCGACTGAGCCAGTCGTCGCTGTACGAAGCTcggaagcagcagcagcagcagcagcaactcGCTTCTTCCACCGCCGCCAAGATGATGCGAGTCTCCGCCGGGTCGCCTCAGTCCACGCTGAGCGGAATCGGTAGCTGGTCCGGTCGCAGCAGCGACGGTAGCCCCAACGGTCAGTCCCGTGTTCCTTCCCCTCAAACGACGCCGTTTGCTGATCCCTGGGAGGTCCTCTACGCCGCCGCCGGCGAAGTTGCGAGGTTGAAGATGAATCGCTGTGCCTCACACTTCGATCTTCACAACACTTCACTTGTTCGCCCTGCTTCTAACAAGTTCTCAAACCCTAATCTCAACCAGGTGAGAGCATTTTCTTCGCATTTTCCCCCAATTTTTTCTCAGATTTTCCCTTAAATTTCTCTTAGCTTTTCTGTGTTTGGTTGTGCAGGTTCATCAACAAGTGAACCAGAATCAACAGTGTGCTTCTTCTTCCATTTGGGGAAGGTCACAAGCCAAGCCCAACTGGGTGGTTCAGCAGCAACAGCATCAGCTGCAGATGCTTCGTCACGAGAATGGAAAATGCAACCACCCTCTGTCTACGCCACAAACCGCCTGGCCAGCACCGCAGAAACCCCAAACCCAACGGGTTCAGTATGGCGGATCCGGGTCCCGGGTTGCGGTTCCGGGTGGGTCTTCTGCGAAAAAGGGGTGTGGTGGAACTGGGGTGTTCTTGCCTCGGCATTATGATGCCCCTGTTGAGCCTCGTAAGAAAACTGGTAAATCTCTTGTTCCTTTTTGCTCTAATCAGTGTTTTCCTTGAAATCCATGTTATGGGGTGTTAACTTTTGTGTGTTGTTTTGTGATTAGGTTGTGCTCCTGTTATGCAACCACACAAGGTGGTTCATGCTATGAACCTGAACATTGATGACCTTAATGCAACTAGCCAACAGCGCTTGTCAAATGCTTTCATCACAGATTATGGTATGGAGTTTCTACTTTCTAGTTCTAGATTAAAAATATGTAGTGTATGAGCTGAGTGAGGGTCTTGGCATGGCTATTTGAGGCTAATTTTCTTGTGtgttttgggattttgttgtttgcAGAGGCCTTGTTAGCAAGGAGAAACGCTCTTCTCATGCAGCAGAGACTAAACATGCGGAGGGAAGAGATAGCAGCCAACTATGAAGTTCGTCTACCTCAGGAATGGACTTACTGAAACAGGGGAAATGGGGAATGTTCAACTTTGCTGGAGAAGAATGTAGAATTTGCAGTGATTAGCCATGATGATGTTttggttttaacttttaaacaAGAGATGAATGAAATTAAAGTATGtgtggttagtttagttgtaATAAAATATCCAGGTTTTTTTAAGGAAGAAGGATTACAGCTTTTGGGATCTGGTTTTAGCTTTAGAAGTATAGTGAAAGAATAGCAGTTTAGGGAAGGATTATAATGGAGTATTATATTATAAGTTGTAATAAGATAAGTGGGTTATTTTCTGTAATGTTTTGATGGGAGAAGGTTGAAGGTATGGGCCTATGGGGGGTAATAGTTCCCATAGGTTCAAAGTCAAGCTTACAAGTAAAGTGTTGTCAGAGTAGTGGGTTACCCATACCTTTGTATAATCCTTGCTCATTATGGTATATAGTATTTAATAAGTTATTATTCCTTTAAACACACTATTTGTACTGTTCTCCTTTTGGAAAGCATCAATTTGAATCTTTGTGACTTGATTGATTTCTTGTTCTGAGAATAGTTTAGGCAACCGTGGCATGTGGTTAAACATTCACAACGGGCCAGGGCTCTTGAATCTTAACTCTTTTCTCTTTGATTGGAATCCCATAGTTAGATGGGAAGTTTTTAGTTATTTGGTGTGcgtttgtattttttaaatgtGGATTTCCAGAACTCTCGCTCTTAGTGTCTTTTTGAGGGTctcatttatctttctgatgtagtAAAAATCAAAAATCTCTCGTCTTCAGATTTTTCATTAAAGTATTGagatacataaaatcatgttgAAGATGACTCTAACTAAAACCAGACATACACTTTGGTGGTCGGATGAATCTTTTCATAATGGTATCAAATTTCATTTGTGGGTACCTCGTATCCCAAAGATTTCTATAtcctttcaatttttctttgcgt contains:
- the LOC130724507 gene encoding uncharacterized protein LOC130724507, which codes for MAKTTATNTGLWPPSHFLAGEHTDAAFCFPPEFPYEFGVSSPSTETESSSDEEAEDFLASLTRRLSQSSLYEARKQQQQQQQLASSTAAKMMRVSAGSPQSTLSGIGSWSGRSSDGSPNGQSRVPSPQTTPFADPWEVLYAAAGEVARLKMNRCASHFDLHNTSLVRPASNKFSNPNLNQVHQQVNQNQQCASSSIWGRSQAKPNWVVQQQQHQLQMLRHENGKCNHPLSTPQTAWPAPQKPQTQRVQYGGSGSRVAVPGGSSAKKGCGGTGVFLPRHYDAPVEPRKKTGCAPVMQPHKVVHAMNLNIDDLNATSQQRLSNAFITDYEALLARRNALLMQQRLNMRREEIAANYEVRLPQEWTY